Within Polyodon spathula isolate WHYD16114869_AA unplaced genomic scaffold, ASM1765450v1 scaffolds_633, whole genome shotgun sequence, the genomic segment TTTAGGATCTAGAGAGTAGATCAACAGGACGCTCCCAGGGAGCAGACAGAGGCTGCTGGTTCAATCACACACACCAGAGTCCACAGCGCTCATACCTGCCGAAGAAGTTGGCCTCTTTGATGTCGGTGGTGGTGTTGCAGTGCCCGCAGTATCTGTGCTTGTAGTCGTAGCTCCTCTCTCTCAGCACCGCCTCGTCTTCCGATATTGAATCCTTCCGGCCAATCGCGCGGAAGCGGATCGCACCCCCGCTCTTCTTGTCTTCAGCTGAGCAAGAAAAAGACATGCATCAGCACCCTGGCTGTACACCGTGGGCTCCACTCTGCGCACTGCATGTACTTGGGACTTGCAAAGGTACTTAGACACTCCGGGGTGGTACTCTCTATAACATACGCTacagaatgtcctaaccaagttccATCACAATTAGATAAGCCGTTCTCAAGATGTAAaacaaggaggcagtgtggcacctACTCATCTCTTTCTTTAGCCAAAtacagggctggaaataaaactccctttgcatagcagtgtgatccactcctgggagtttaataatacacacctgagcttgttacctatacactggggctaaacAAGTTTGTAGtacaacctggaatgggtgaaagtgccaAGCAgcagagtcttatttccatccatgcaaAAGCACTGGTGGTTTCCATTTACTCtggaaaaatgtcacatttcttgGGGAAGAAAGACAAATGTGTGTGCAAGCCTTTTGTATCTGTGGAGTGGATCTAGCACTGGGTGATTCATAACTTCAAAAAGCAACCCTAAAATCTGAAAGCTCAAAGACAAAAGTTTCACGTGTTGGAAAGACTACAGTAGAATTTTCCTAAAGAGCGAGGTCTGTCTTTCTGCACCTATGGCGATAATGAATAAACCCAGAGGGTGTCTCACAGCTGCTGGTCTTGGAGAAGAGCGCCGCTTTGATGTCCTTGTCCAGAGCGTCGCAGGCGCTGCTGTGAGCCTGCTCCGGGAACTTGCCCTTGAAGTCATCCAGGCACTCCAGAGCCTCGGACACGTACTTGAGCTCGAAGAGGCAGCGCGCCAGCCGGAAGTGAGCCTTCAGGTGGGCGGGGTTCAAGAGGATGGCCTTCAAACAGTCGCGCAGGGCGTCATAGTGATCCCCATCCCTGGAACAGAGACAGCGAACACAGCAGTTACACTGCAGCTCAGCACCCACTGAAACAGCACACAATCCTGAACCCCCGGGAACTGGCAGGGATATCTCACCATTTGCGCTTCATGTAGGCAGCGGCCCGGTTTCCGTACAGCATGGCGTTCTTGGAAATCTCCTGGATCCCCCGGCTGTACAGCTGGATGGCTTGCGTCCACTGCTGCCGAGCGAATGCGTCGTTCGCCTGCTGCTTGATCTTCTCCAGGTGGGGAGGCAGCTccccctgcacactgcagtgaagaCAAAGGGACACggagcttgtttttttcttttttttttcagaataaagtGAGCGAATGACAATTCGAAGTTCTGTACAAAGACAATGGTACCTGTTATGGGGTTTGCCCTCAGCCAGTCTGAACTTGCTGCTTTGCAGATGAATTCCATTCGAAACACCGTTGGTTGATGTTTTACCATTTTCGACTTCTATAAGAAAAAGAAACACTTAAATAAATGGTATTTTTatggacaaaaacaaagcatccccgtGGGCAAGGGGAACTGCAGCTCTGACAGAAAGAGCCTAATACGATATTTCTCCCTTGAAACACAGATGCATTGTTTAAGGCATATATTCCAGAAAGGCTGCcaagtggttttgttttctttttgattcggaataagttttattattttattcagaataaaaaaaaaaaaagtctccctGTACTTGCCTCCAGAAGAATGACACTTTTTTGGCAACAGAAACGTGTACGGCCTCTGTTTAAACGTCAGGTCAAACAAATAGACCTAGAAAACAGGAGACAGATTTACAAACTGCTTCAATATAACTGGATGCCTGGCGTATGCAGCACAGGCATTTTCTGAGGTCAGATAGTGAGGTATAGAATAGGTTGACTAGTCGccactttaaataaatatgaacacattGTGTCATTTATAGTGCTGTAGCTCTATTGGTGAACACACTGCTTCGTAACACGTTGCGGATTGCACACTATATTCTAAAACTGCTTTGTTTTAAGAGATCACATGAATGATCACTGCTAAGCTCGTGAGCAGACAGAGGGCTCGATCCTACCTGCTCCCCTCCCATATTAACCAGCAGCTCTGTCCCGTCGGGGCTGAACGTCACGTATGTAGCGACTAACACCCTCAGCCGGTTATTGTAGTCGTGCAGTTTGACTGGAAGATGACCTGCAGCAGGAAAAGAAACCTCCGTGTTAcaccgggggggggggtctttgttTGTAGCCAGCTTTCGATCTCCAGCGGTCCACTCGCTTCACTTTTGGGTCTCGCCAGCACCTAATTCTTTCATTCATTTCTGCTGGGGCGACGTTCCTTTCACAGCCCGCCAGGCGATTGCTGTGCGACACAAAAGTCGTAAGACTTTGAAAAGCTCAAACGGTGCCTTATCCTGGCATACCTGCTACATAGTACTGCACGGCTCCATCAGGAATCGGTTTCTCGCGGTCGCAGAATGTGTGGACGCCAGCTGACGTACCCGGACTCATTGATTTCCTATAAAACAATTCCAAATACATTGATACCATGACAGAGGCCTATCCTTAGGTGATAAATGTTCAGGTGTAATAACTgtgtcttctttttttctcttttatcttTTGCAATCATTCCCTTCCAGTTATCTGCCACTGGTGTTATGGAGGCTAAATCAGATAAAGTGTCTTTACAGAAGCAAGCGCCAGCACCACACtgcaaaaggaaacttgatccacagTAGCAgaacactagatggcgctggctctacTAATGCAGCCTGTTACGTCTATGACAGGCAAgcagaactgaagaacagctcccaGTCAAAGCGCATAAACACAAACGTATGGGCTTTATACAGGGGAACGCAGCTCTTCAGACACCCTATTCACAATTGCAGTATTTAATCAAATGTTAAAATCTTAGTAAGGTACTTGGAGGTGTGCGGACTCTCCCGTTTCTCCCCTGTCCTAGGTGTACCTGTGATTGTGAATCATGCGGATGTCGTAGAGCCGTACGAAGGGTCCGTTGGCCCCCACGGCCAAGTAGTTGTTATCCTGGGGGTTGACGGCCAGGCACTTGGCTTCCACCAGCTGACCACAGTACTCTGTGAGGTCGATCAGCACCTCGGAGCGCTTGCTGCTCTCTCTGAGGTCATACTGCCTGCAGAATCAGCAAGCAGGAAAGGACATCGTTACAGAACAACAGGATAAACAAGCGCGACAGTGATATTCACCTTGCACTGCAACAGGAAATGCAACTTCATTGCTTCCCAGATTCTGACACGATCAATAACTGAAGAAGGTTAATCAAGCTGCATCACAATTGCATAAGCAGCGCTCTGGACACATACCACATAGGGGCAGAGGAGACTGTTTTGTTTGATATAAAacctatactgagcatcaaaagaaacgtatcacttatatttggataagaTCCGTTTGAAAAATGACACTCTGTAGAGCAGGTGCAGGAACGAGGGCGTTGAAGGGATAGAGGAGATTTTTCCAGGAGAAAATGACCAGGACTGCCTGGAGGCTAGCAGACCTAGATCAGTTCGCTACGataggtgtttctttcaaaactgcacgtttgGGGCCCAGTGGAAGTGCCCTACTGGCAAGACATTATTTGGTTAGCTAGAACCGACAAAAGGCTGAATTTCACCTGATGATTCCGTCTTCTGCCGCGCTCCAGAAGGTGTTCGGCCACATGGGCGCCGTGGCGATTCTCTTCACCCGATTGGTGTGATCAGCAAACATGTGAACGGTCTCCTTCACTGTGAGGTCGT encodes:
- the wdtc1 gene encoding WD and tetratricopeptide repeats protein 1 encodes the protein MICCEAMAAVNITSDILHRQIKEKGMLRFQRHYHVTDPFIKRLGLEAELQGHTGCVNCLEWNEKGDLLASGSDDQHAIVWDPFHHKKLITMHTGHSANIFSVKFLPHSGDRILITGAADSKVHVHDLTVKETVHMFADHTNRVKRIATAPMWPNTFWSAAEDGIIRQYDLRESSKRSEVLIDLTEYCGQLVEAKCLAVNPQDNNYLAVGANGPFVRLYDIRMIHNHRKSMSPGTSAGVHTFCDREKPIPDGAVQYYVAGHLPVKLHDYNNRLRVLVATYVTFSPDGTELLVNMGGEQVYLFDLTFKQRPYTFLLPKKCHSSGEVENGKTSTNGVSNGIHLQSSKFRLAEGKPHNSVQGELPPHLEKIKQQANDAFARQQWTQAIQLYSRGIQEISKNAMLYGNRAAAYMKRKWDGDHYDALRDCLKAILLNPAHLKAHFRLARCLFELKYVSEALECLDDFKGKFPEQAHSSACDALDKDIKAALFSKTSSSEDKKSGGAIRFRAIGRKDSISEDEAVLRERSYDYKHRYCGHCNTTTDIKEANFFGSKGQYIVSGSDDGSFFIWEKETSNLVRILQGDESIVNCLQPHPSYCFLATSGIDPVVRLWNPRPESEDSNRRVVEDMEGAAQANQRRMNADPLEMMLLNMGYHITGLSNGGPDGSDEDEGSEGQVQCRPS